The Cryptomeria japonica unplaced genomic scaffold, Sugi_1.0 HiC_scaffold_1466, whole genome shotgun sequence genome includes a window with the following:
- the LOC131051105 gene encoding receptor-like protein 36: MYPLSFKMTAGCGFLLIWVIMLHSQFPISTGCLQDERSYLLDFKAGLNLSSGRLSSWRGFNCCEWEGVACDYHTSHVIRLDLRNPVDYYYSSDYHKQQLTGEVRTSLCNLQHLQYLDLSWNDFNGTSIPPQLLKLHRLEFLRLKNAGFGGEVPLELGNMSSLRHLDISDNFWLIQISTYDYFTSDYFKCSKFDVWVRNLRSLEFLDMSNVNLSMASEHWGDALSGLPNLTQIHLFGCGLSGNIPDLSNLTRLSHLHIAYNSFPVQLPSWFENVSSLVSVDLSSCGINGFIPSNFMPRSRMSNLVLDSNYGLKGNLSFMLSHSSSLVVLSLSHCNLTGVFPTSIANFSKLMTMDLGYNNLEGSIPSSFGSLTLRQLYLGHNQLSGTIPDCISKLASLNVLSLRSSGLRGNISLQLFENLTRLSQLDLSENQFVIDISTSWVPKFAHLSTLELQSCNIQGNFPAFLSQQYQLSRLDLSDNNIVGNLPSWLWDLPNLHQLNLSNNQLEGSLPRKISHSFLTVDLHGNRLYGSLPPLDFGSHALDLSNNGFNGSIPTTIGIFDTLSLSGNNLTGEIPSSICNNSDYHRVLDLSKNKLTGMIPSNIGQCYVIEILKLAQNVLQGEIPKELGNLQSLRTLNLNGNRLQGIIPPSIANCTDLQIFDLGNNNFEGSIPVWIEKLTDLRILSLASNKFDGRIPPQLFRLQYLQILDLPDNQLSGNIPSDVSKLCALVNNSQSFQLQYSSYYLEVSTWDREYGMNFADEVTVWIKGRRTPYSKIIGQDKFMDLSHNNLSGNIPSELGLLRGLISLNISKNNLSGVIPESLGALTYLESLDLSENNLLGNIPIQFLNLTFLAVLNLSDNKLSGLIPQGKQFSTFEISSFLGNPNLHGPPLENRTQSLGFGRQHNYKELNNTTTKSVYADVMDRWWAVGVGLSYGVGFATVIAVLCFHMKWRYICFSFMDNFIYDLCE; encoded by the coding sequence ATGTATCCACTTTCGTTCAAGATGACTGCGGGCTGTGGTTTTTTGTTGATATGGGTAATAATGCTCCATTCTCAATTCCCAATTTCAACAGGGTGTTTACAAGATGAAAGAAGTTACTTGCTGGATTTCAAGGCTGGGCTTAATTTGTCTTCAGGTCGGTTATCCTCTTGGCGGGGATTCAACTGTTGCGAGTGGGAGGGTGTTGCCTGTGATTACCACACATCCCATGTCATTCGCCTTGATTTAAGGAATCCGGTTGATTATTATTATTCAAGTGATTACCACAAACAGCAGTTGACTGGTGAAGTTCGTACATCGCTGTGTAATCTGCAGCATCTACAGTACTTAGATCTCAGCTGGAATGACTTCAATGGTACTTCTATCCCTCCCCAGCTTTTAAAATTGCATAGACTTGAGTTTCTTAGGTTGAAAAATGCTGGATTTGGAGGTGAAGTCCCTCTGGAGTTGGGAAATATGTCAAGCTTGCGTCATTTGGATATTTCAGATAACTTCTGGCTAATTCAAATTTCAACATATGACTACTTCACATCTGACTACTTTAAATGTAGTAAGTTTGATGTATGGGTAAGAAATCTAAGAAGCTTGGAGTTCTTGGATATGAGTAATGTGAACCTGAGCATGGCATCTGAGCACTGGGGTGATGCCCTTAGCGGTCTTCCCAATCTTACCCAGATTCATCTGTTTGGCTGTGGGCTCTCAGGTAATATTCCAGATCTCTCAAACCTTACCCGTTTATCACATCTGCATATAGCTTACAATTCATTCCCGGTTCAACTACCCTCTTGGTTTGAGAATGTGTCCTCATTGGTTTCAGTTGATCTGTCCTCCTGTGGTATAAATGGTTTCATCCCTTCCAATTTCATGCCCCGCTCAAGAATGAGCAATCTTGTGCTTGATTCTAACTACGGCTTGAAAGGAAACCTTTCTTTCATGCTAAGCCATTCTTCCTCACTAGTCGTGCTATCCCTTAGTCACTGTAATTTAACGGGAGTGTTCCCCACTTCTATTGCAAATTTCTCAAAACTTATGACCATGGATCTGGGGTACAACAATTTGGAGGGCAGTATACCATCCTCTTTTGGCAGCTTAACATTGAGGCAGCTCTATCTAGGCCATAACCAGCTGTCAGGAACAATTCCAGATTGCATTTCAAAGTTGGCCAGTTTAAACGTATTGTCACTTCGTTCCAGCGGATTAAGAGGGAACATTTCACTTCAACTATTTGAAAATCTAACCCGCCTTTCACAATTGGACCTTTCAGAAAATCAGTTTGTCATTGACATCTCTACAAGCTGGGTTCCTAAGTTTGCCCACCTGTCTACTCTTGAATTGCAGTCTTGCAATATACAAGGCAACTTCCCTGCATTTTTGTCCCAGCAGTATCAATTGTCCAGGCTAGATCTTTCAGATAACAACATTGTGGGAAATCTTCCTTCGTGGCTGTGGGATCTTCCTAATCTTCATCAGCTCAATCTTTCAAATAACCAACTGGAAGGTTCTCTACCTCGCAAGATATCTCATAGTTTTTTAACAGTGGACTTGCATGGGAATAGATTATATGGCTCTCTTCCTCCTCTTGATTTTGGTTCACATGCATTAGATCTGTCAAATAATGGGTTTAATGGCTCTATTCCTACAACAATTGGGATATTTGACACTCTATCATTGTCAGGGAATAATTTgactggagaaattccaagttctaTATGTAACAATTCAGATTATCATAGAGTTTTGGACCTGTCAAAGAACAAGTTGACAGGTATGATTCCTTCAAATATTGGGCAGTGTTATGTAATAGAAATTTTAAAATTGGCTCAAAATGTTTTGCAAGGGGAGATTCCAAAGGAGTTAGGAAATCTGCAAAGTCTTCGCACATTAAATCTCAATGGTAACAGGTTGCAAGGTATTATTCCACCATCTATTGCGAATTGCACAGATCTCCAAATATTTGATCTAGGAAATAACAATTTTGAAGGTAGCATTCCTGTTTGGATTGAAAAGTTGACAGATTTGAGAATTCTTAGCTTGGCTTCTAATAAATTTGATGGTAGAATTCCGCCCCAGCTGTTCAGGTTGCAATATCTTCAAATTCTAGATTTACCTGATAATCAATTATCAGGAAATATACCTTCAGATGTGAGCAAGTTATGTGCTTTGGTCAATAATTCACAAAGTTTTCAATTACAATATTCTTCATATTATCTAGAGGTTTCAACTTGGGACAGAGAGTATGGAATGAATTTTGCTGATGAAGTAACAGTTTGGATAAAAGGAAGGAGAACTCCATACTCTAAAATAATTGGACAAGACAAGTTCATGGATTTGTCACATAATAACTTGTCAGGAAATATTCCTTCAGAATTGGGGCTCTTGAGAGGATTAATTTCTCtcaacatatcaaaaaataatCTAAGTGGGGTAATTCCAGAATCCTTGGGAGCCTTGACTTACTTGGAATCTTTGGATCTTTCAGAAAATAATTTGTTAGGAAACATTCCTATTCAATTTTTAAATCTCACATTTCTTGCTGTGTTGAATCTTTCTGACAACAAGTTGTCAGGGTTAATACCACAAGGAAAGCAGTTTTCAACCTTTGAGATTTCTTCCTTTCTAGGAAATCCTAATCTTCATGGACCTCCCCTTGAAAACAGGACACAGAGTCTTGGTTTTGGTAGACAACATAATTACAAAGAATTGAATAATACAACCACTAAAAGTGTATATGCAGATGTAATGGATCGATGGTGGGCAGTGGGAGTGGGGTTAAGTTACGGAGTGGGATTTGCTACTGTGATTGCAGTGTTGTGCTTCCACATGAAATGGAGAtacatatgcttttctttcatggATAATTTTATCTATGACCTTTGTGAATAG